DNA sequence from the Raineyella sp. LH-20 genome:
CCGGCCGGCCAGCGGGATCATCGTCGGTGCCCAGAACGCGCACTGGGAACAGCGAGGCGCGTGGACCGGTGAACTGTCGGTCGAGCAGGTCGCCGACGCCGGGGCGACGCTCGTGGAGATCGGGCACTCCGAGCGCCGGGCGTGGTTCGGTGACACCGATGAGGTGGTCCATCGGAAGGTCCTGGCGACCCTGCGGGCGGGCCTGCGACCGCTGGTCTGCGTCGGCGAGTCGGCCGAGGATTTCGCCGCCGGCCGCTCCGTCGAGGTGGTGACCGCCCAGGTCTCCTCCGCGCTGGCCGGCGTCGCCCCGGGAGAGGGACAGGCGCCGCTCGTCGCCTATGAGCCGATCTGGGCCATCGGGGAGCACGGCCGGGAGGCGACGCCCGAGGACATCGTCGCGACGGTGGGGGCGATCGCCGACCACGTCGGGGATCGGGTGGGATCAGTCCTGTACGGGGGGTCGGTCAACCGGGAGAACCTGACCGACATCCTCGGTGTCCCGGGGGTCGGTGGTGTGTTCGTCGGGCGGGCGGCCTGGACTCTCACCGGCTACCTCGCCCTGCTGGATCTCGCGGCAGACCAGCTGGCCGGTCGGCTCAACGTCGGATGATGGGTGCCGCCGACACCGAAGGACTGGTTGATCGTTGAACTAAATCCTTCTACTCTGGAGGGGGTCGGCCGAGGGATCGGCCCCGGCGGCGGCCCGCGGACCAAGGAGCATCCATGAGCACCCGGCTGCCCACCTATTTCGTCTCCCACGGCGGTGGGCCGTGGCCGTGGATCAAGGACATGATGCCGGGGATGGAGAAGCTCGAGGCCTCGCTCCGGTCCATCCCCACCGAGCTCGGCCTCACACCGCGGGCGGTGCTCGTCATCTCGGGCCACTGGGAGGAGCCTGAGTTCACGGTCCAGACCAGCGCCCACCCGCCGATGATCTACGACTACGGCGGCTTCCCCGCGTTCACCTACCGCATCCAGTACCCGGCGCCGGGGGCACCGAACGTCGCAGCCCGGGTCGGCCAGCTGCTCGAGGACGCCGGCATCACCACCCGCTACGACGCGCAGCGTGGCTACGACCATGGGCTGTTCGCCCCGCTGTACGTCATCTACCCGCAGGCCGACGTCCCGATCCTGCAGCTCTCCCTGAGAAGCGGCTACGACCCGGCCGCCCACCTCGCCGCCGGCCGGGCGCTGGCCCCGCTGCGCGACGAGGGCGTGCTGATCATGGGCAGCGGATTCAGCTACCACAACCTCGCCGCCTTCGGCCCGAGCGCCGGCCCCGCCTCGACGGCGTTCGGCGACTGGCTCAACACGACCTTGGTCGAGGGGCCGGTCGAGGAGCGTACGCAGCGCCTGCTGCACTGGGACGCTGCGCCCGGTGCGCGGGCGAGTCACCCGGCCGAGGATCACCTGATCCCGCTGATGGTCGCGGTGGGTGCCGCCGAGACCGAGGCCGGCGTACGCATCTACCACGAGCACGAGTTCATGGGTGCGATCGATTCTTCCAGCTTCCGCTTCGGGGAACTGCCGGGGTCGGGTCGCTGACGCCGTCCTGACCTCGTGGTCGCTGGAGTATGAGGTCGCTGGAGTATGAGGGCGCTGGGGTGATCCCCGGCCCGAGCCGGCGCCGCTCAGGGAATCGGATCGAAGTCGCCGCGCCAGCTCTGCAGCACCACGCTCGTGTCGGTGCCGGCGATCTCCTTGTGGGAGTTCAGATCGGTGACCACGAAGTCCCGCAGCGCCTGGGAATCCGGCACGGCCACCCAGACGATGAGATCGGAGTGGCCGGAGGTGAAGAACACGTGCAGGACAGAGGGTGATTTCGCCAGCCGCTGGGCCTGCTGCTCGATCTCGTCGCGCATGCCCGGATGGATGCGGACCGAGATGAGCGCCAGCAGCGGCCGCCCGACGGCCGCGGTGTTCACCTCCGCATGGAACCCGGTGATCACGCCCGCGTCGACGAGGGCCTGGATCCGGGAATGGCTGGTGGACTCCGCGGTCGCCGTGGCGGCCGCGAGGGCTGCGTTGCTCATCCGGCCGTTCTCCATCAGGAGCCGGAGGATCTGGTGGTCGATGGCGTCGAGCTGCCTGTGTCGGTGCCCCTTGCCGGGCTGCGGGACAGGGCGAGGGTTCGGCTGCTTTGCCACGGGAAAACAGTACGCTCCGCGGCTCGCCCTCGGGAAGGCCACGTACGGACGCACAGGGAGGGCCAGGTACGTACGCACCGGGAAGGCTACGTACGCACCGGGAGGGCTACGTGCGCGCTTCCTCGGCCGTCCGCACTTCCTCGGCCGCCCGGACCCGCTCGGCATCGAAGTCGATGGGCGCGGCGCCGCTGCGGGTGTTGCGCATCAGCCGCCAGACGATCGCCATGAACGCGATCCAGATCGGCGCGGCCAACAGGGAGATCCGGGAGTCCTTGGACAGCCCCAGTGCCACGAAGATGAGCAGGAAGAACACCAGGGTCGCCCACGACATCGCCGCGCCGCCGGGCATCTTGAAGGTCGACTCGGCGTGCCGCTCGGGGTGCTTGCGGAGGAAGGCGAGGTAGCTGACCATGATCAGGCCCCAGACCGAGAGGTAGAGCACCGAGGAGACGCCGGCGACGAGGCTGAAGGCGTCCATCACCGTGTCGCTGAGCATCACCAATGCGATGGCCGGGGAGATGCACAGCGCGGTCAGGATCAGGGCGTTGCGCGGAATGTGGTGCGAGGAGAGGCCCTCGAACACCCCTGGCGCGTTCTTCTCGCGGGCCAGCCCGTACATCACGCGGGAGGTCGAGAAGACGCCCGAGTTGGCGGACGAGGCCGCGGAGGTGAGCACCACGAAGTTGACGACGTGGAAGGCGATCAGGATGCCGATGAAGCTGAACATCTCGACGAACGGGCTCATGTCGGGGTTGATCAGGTCCCAGGGCTGGACCGACATGATCACGGCGAGCGCGAGGACGTAGAAGATCAGCACCCGGGCGGGGATCGCGTCGATCGCCTTGGGGAGGTTCTTCTGCGGATCGGCGGTCTCGGCGGCGGCGGTGCCGGCCATCTCGATGCCCTGGAACGAGAAGATCGCGATCTGGAAGCCCGCCAGGAAGCCCATCCCGCCGGTCGGGAAGAAGCCGCCGCGGTCCCACAGGTGGGCGAAGGAGGCCGCCGGTGCGCCGGCGGTGGGGGGCGTGAACGCCGTGATGGCCAGGTAGCCGCCGACGACGACCAGCGCGACGATCGTGACGATCTTGATCATCGCGAACCAGAACTCCAGCTCGCCGAAGACCTTGACCGCGACCATGTTCAGGCCGGTCAGCAGCAGGATGACGCCCAGGGCCGGGATCCACTTGGGCAGGTCGGGGAACCAGAGCCCGAGGTAGCCGGTGATGGCGGTGGTGTCGGCGATGCCGATGACCACCCAGCACATCCAGTACGTCCAGCCGATGTAGAAGCCTGCCCAGGGCCCGATCAGGTCGGTGGCGAAGTCGGCGAACGACTTGTAGGCGAGGTTGGACAGCAGCAGCTCGCCCATCGCCCGCATCACGAAGAAGAGGAAGAAGCCGATGATGGCGTAGACGAGGAGGATCGACGGTCCGGCGAGGTGGATCGTACGTCCGGAGCCGAGGAACAGGCCGGTGCCGATGGCGCCGCCGATGGCGATCAGCTGCAGGTGGCGGTTCCGCAGGCCGCGGCTCAGGTGCGGTCCCTCCTGGGTCGGAGTGCCGGTGCGGGAGCGGGTGGGCGCGGCCTGTTCGGCCGCGGTGGTCAGGGAGTGGGTGGTGGAGGCGGACACGCGGGCTGCGGTGGTGGGGGAGTGGCCGGGTGCCGTGGATGCTGTGGAGGTCATGTCGGGACTCCTTTGTCTCCGGTGGATGTTTCTCCGCGGGGATGCAGTGGGGGTGGGCGCCGTACGCCCACCCCCCGGGTGCCTGTGTCAGGCAGTGAGAACGTACTGGACGGCGACGGACTCGATCGAGAAGGCCTCCGCCACCGGGCGGCAGGTGAGCAGCCCGGCGGTGGTGTTCAGGCCCTTGGCGAGGGCGCTGTCGTCGAGGCAGGCCTGCTTCCATCCCTTGTCGGCCAGCTTGATCGCGTACGGCAGTGTCGCGTTGGCCAGCGCCCAGGTGGAGGTGTTCGGGACTGCGCCGGGCATGTTCGCCACGCAGTAGAAGGTGGAGTTGTGCACCTGGAAGGTCGGGTTGTCGTGGGTGGTCGCGTGCGAGTCCTCGAAGCAGCCGCCCTGGTCGATGGCCACGTCGACGAGCACCGAGCCGGGCTTCATCTGGGCGACCATCTCGTTGGTGACCAGCTTCGGCGCCTTCGCGCCGGGGATGAGCACGGTGCCGATGACCATGTCTGCGGCCAGCACCTGCTCGCGGACGGCGAGGGCCGTCGACGTGATGCCCTGGACCCGGTTGCCGTAGCGCCAGAACGTCATCCGCAGCTTGTCGAGGTCGGTGTCCAGGACGGTCACGTTGGCGCCCATGCCGAGCGCGACGTTCGCCGCGTTCTGTCCGGCGGTGCCGCCACCGAGGACGACGACCTTGGCGTTCTGTACGCCGCCGACGTCACCCAGCAGGACGCCACGGCCGCCGTACGGCTTCATCAGCGCGTGGGCACCGACCTGCGGGGCCAGGCAGCCGGCGACCTCGGACATCGGGTAGAGCAACGGGAGCATCCCGCTGGGCAGCTGCACCGTCTCGTACGCGATCGCGGTCGTCCCGGCGGCGAGCAGCGCCTCGGTCTGCGGCCGGTCGGCGGCCAGGTGCAGGTAGGTGAACAGCAGCAGGTCGTCGCGCAGCAGGCCGTACTCCTGCGGGACGGGCTCCTTGACCTTCATCACCATCTCGCCCGCCGCCCAGGTGGCCTCGGCACCCTCGACGATGGTGGCACCCTGTTCGGCGTACTCCGCGTCGGCGAAGGACGAGCCGGCACCGGCGCCGGCCTGCACGAACACCTGGTGACCGTGGCGGACCAACTCATGGACGCCCGACGGCGTCATCGCGACGCGGTACTCGTTGTTCTTGACCTCGGTGGGGACTGAAATCCTCATGGGAGACCTCCGATTTCGGCTGTGCCGCGGACCCTCCGCGGCACCGATGGAGTGAGTCTCGAATGGACAGACGCACACAGGGAGGTTCGGGGCGCAAAACCGAAGGAACCTCGATCCGGAGGGTCCTTCGACGGGCTTCGTCCGGGCATCGGGGGCACGAATCGCGAAGAATCCTCGGTGACTGGTCCGCACCTGTGCGTCGTACGTCGGTGGCCTCACAGGGTTGGACGGAACGACCGTCGCGACCCCCTCGGTCCGGCAGGCCGGTGCCCTCGGTCGGGCAGGCCGGTGCCCTCAGTCCGGCAGGCCGGCGCCGTTCCAGCTGAACCGTGCGGGCCGCCGCTCCAGGAAGGCCGCCGTCCCGTCGGCGAGGTCGGGACTGTTCGCCACCTGCTCCATCCAGGCGTCGACCCGCTGCGCGGTGAGCGTACGGTCGACCATCCGGTCCACCAGGTCCTTGGTCGCCTGGATCGACAGCTGCGAGCGCTTGGCGATGTCGTCGGCCAGCGCCAGGGCGCGGTGCAGCACGACGTCGTCGGGCAGCAGTTCGTCGACGAACCCGATGTGGCGGGCTCGTTCGCCGCCGATCAGGCCTGCGGTGAAGATCAGGTACTTCGTGGCGGCCGGGCCGATCAGCCGGACCAGGCGCTCCAGCGGGATCGGCGGGTAGACCAGGCCGAGGTTGGCCGGCGGCACCCCGAAGCGGGCCGACAGGCCGGCGATCCGGATGTCGCAGGCGCCGGCCATCAGCACTCCGCCGCCGACGCACGAACCGTTGATCGCCGCGATGGTCGGCTTGGGACAGCGGGCGATCGCCTCGTGGGCGTTGGTCGGCCGGTCGTTGTCGAGGATGGTGTCGAGTTCGCTGATGTCGGCGCCGGCGCAGAAGTGCCCGGAGGCACCGGTGATGACCACGACCCGTACGTCGTCGTCCGCCACCACCCGCTCCATCAGCGCCGGCCAGGCCGACCACATCGGAGTGGTCATCGCGTTGCGCTTGCGTGGGTGGTCGATGGTGATCAGGGCGGTCGCGCCGCGGGTCTCCAGGGTCAGTCTGCCGGTCTCGCTCACAGGCGCATTGTTCCCCCGCCGAGGGGCGTCGGCAGCCGGACAGGTCCCGATGCACCGGACGACGGCACGCCGGACGTGTCTCCGGTCACCTCGCGACGGTTCGGACGCTCCTCGGACGTTCCCGCGGGAACGCCTCGGCACCGTCACCAGCGCTCGGCGATCACCTTGTCGTACAGCTCGGAGAACTGCGCCAGCCGCTCGGAGTAGTAGGCGGTCCGGCGCGGGTGCGGTTCGGCGATCGGGCCCAGGTCGGGGGGCGTACGCTCCACGCCCGGCGCCAGCATCTCGAGTGCCAGCAGCGCCGATCCGTGCAGCGTCGCGCGTTTGATCGTCACCGGCGCGACCGGGCGGCCCATCACGTCGGCAAGGATCTGCAGCAGTTCGGGGCGGTCCTGGGTGACCCGGCCCTGGGCGAGGATCCGCACCGCCCCGGGGGCGTGCGCGACGAGCTGGACGGCGATCCGGCGGTAGGACAGCCCGACCCCCTCGACCACCCCGCGGTAGAGCGCGACCGGATCAGTGGTGGCGTGCACTCCGGTCATCAGGGCGGTGGCGTGGGAGGCCCAGCCGGTGGACCGCTCGCCGCTGAAGAACGGCAGCACCAGCGGGGTCTGCTCGGACGGCTCGGCCAGCAGCGCCCGACCGAGCGCCGGTTCGGGCGGCAGGGCGAGGGTGTTCGCGGCCCAGCTGAGGGCCCGGCCGACGTCGTTGACGGCGCCGCCGAGCAGCGAGCGGCGGCGATCCACCCGGTAGCACCACAGCCCGGTCGGCACCTGCTCCAGCGGGCCGGACACCATCACCCGCAGCGCCCCCGAGGTGGCGGCGGAGGCGCCGATCGTACGGTTGTCGGTCGCCCCGGCGCCCACGCTGGCGCCCAGCCCGTCGGCGATCGTCGGGAACCACCGGGCGCCGCGCAGTGCCGGCCAGCGGGCGTCCAGGCGGTTGTCCGCCGCCTCCAGTGGCTGGTCGGGGTCGCGGACGGCCGACAGTTGGGCGGCGCCGATCCCGCACAGGTCGAGCATCTCGGGATCCCACTGGCCGGTGCGCCGGTCGAGCAGGCCGCTCCACGAGGCGGCGGAGGTGCCGACGGCCGTCCGGCCGAGGAGGTGCAGGTGGAGGTATTCGCCGAGGCTGATCCACCGGTCGACCTTGTCGAAGGTCCGCGGATCGGTCGACGACAGCCAGCGCAGCCGCGCCGGCAGATAGGAGGCGTGCAGGCGGACGCCGGTCCGCTCGTGGATGGCGTCCTCGTCGACGAGTTTGCGCAGTTCGTCGACCTGCTGGCCGGAGCGGGCGTCGGCGTACGTGTAGCAGGGGGTCAGCGCCATCCCCTGCCGGTCGATGCCGATCAGCGAGGAGGCGAAGGTGTCGAGGGCGACGCCCTTGAGGCGGCCCTTCAGGTCCTTGGTGGCCAGGCCGTCGATGATCTCGATCACCTCGGCCAGCACCCGGTCCGGGTCGATGGTGGAGGTCCCGTCGGCGCGGGCGGTGAAGGTGTGGGCCACCTTGACCCGCTGGCCGGCCGGGCGGCCGTGGGCGTCGTAGAGCGAGCCCCGGCTCGCGGTGCTGCCGATGTCGATCGCCAGGACGAGCGGGTCGGTGGCCTTGGCGAGTTCGATCTGGAAGATGCTCCTGGCCATCCTGCCTCCGGGGGTCGTACGGGCTCGCGTCACCCGGCGCGGGCCGTGGGTCATGTGTGCTCGGGGACTCGGCTCGCCGTCAGGCGCCTGTTGCCCTCGGGGTGGTCGTGTCGTCCATGGCCCGATGTCCTCCGACAGCGTAGTCCGTTGCCAGGCAGGTGATCAGCCCGGTGCCGATCGACCGGACAAAGCCGTCGGTACGCCGGCCTGGACGTCGCCTGGGGCGGGACCCGGACTCGGATCCCGCCCCAGGCGGTCGTACGTGGCTTGGCGGCCGTCACCAGGTGGTGTCGGCGATCAGGCCTTCATGGTGCCGGTGGACAGCATCCGCTGGTGCCAGGACAGCGCCTGGGACAGGTCGTGCGGGGTGTGCTGGCCGTTGGCGACCTTGACGGCGACGGCGTAGTAGTCCTTCAGCATCGCGCGGTAGTCGGGATGCGCCACCTTGATCATCTCGGGAACGCGCTGACGCGGCGACTTGCCCCGCAGGTCCGCGACGCCGTACTCGGTGATCACCAGGTCGGTGTCGTGCTCGGTGTGGTCGACGTGCGACACCATCGGGACGATCGCCGAGATCGCGCCGCCCTTGGCGGTCGACGGGCTGACGAAGACGGTCAGTGCAGCGTTGCGGGCGAAGTCGCCGGAGCCACCGATGCCGTTCTGCATCCGCGAGCCCATGATGTGGGTGGAGTTCACGTTGCCGTAGAGGTCGGCCTCGATCATGCCGTTCATCGCGATCACGCCGAGACGACGGATGACCTCGGGGTTGTTCGAGACCTCCTGGTTACGCAGGATGATCTTCTCGCGGTAGAACTTCGCGTTGTCGTTCATCTTGGTCGCGTACTCCGGCGACAGCGAGAACGCGGTGGCGGAGGCCACCTCGAGCTTGCCGGCGTCGATCAGGTCGACCATGCCGTCCTGGATCACCTCGGTGTAGGAGGTGAGGTTCTCGAACTGGCCGTGCAGCAGTCCGGCGAGCACCGCGTTGGCGACGTTGCCGACACCGGACTGCATCGCCGGCATCGGGTCGGGCAGCCGGCCCGCCTTCGCCTCGAGGTCGAGGAAGTCGAGCAGGTGCCCGGCGATCGACTTGGAGATGTCGTCCAGCGGCTTGAACGGCGAGTTGCGGTCCGGGCTGTCGTTCTCGACGACGGCGACGACCTTGGCCGGGTCGACGCTCAGGTACTTCGAGCCGGCGCGGTCACCGGAGTGGTAGATCGGCAGGGCGAAGTCGAGCGGCACCTTGTGGATGTTGCCCAGGATGTCGTGCATGCCCTCGAGGTCCTCGGACTGCCAGGAGTTGACCTCGAGGATGACCTTGTCGGCCAGGTCGAGCCAGGCCTGGTTGTTGCCGACGGAGGAGGACGGCACGAGCGAGCCGTCGGCCTTGATGGCGCTGAGCTCGATGATCGCCAGGTCCATGTTGCCGTGGAATCCGTTGCGGAACTGCGGCGCGATGTGCGACAGGTGGACATCGGAGTAGTTGATGTCGCCGGTGTTGATCTTCTTGCGGGTCTCCGGATCGGACTGGTACGGCGTCCGGAAGTCGACCGCGTTGGCCTCTGCCAGCTCGCCGTCCAGCTCGGGCGCGGTCGAGGCGCCGGTGCCGAGGCTGACGCGGAACGGCTTGCCCGCTGCGTGCAGCGCCTTGGCGCGTGTGGCCAGGGCGATCGGCACCGCCTTCGGGTATCCGGAGCCGGTGAAGCCGGAGACACCGATCATGTCTCCGTCATTGACCAGCGCGGCGGCGTCCTCAGCGCTCATCACCTTGCTCTGGTACGCAGCGTTGTGGATCCGATTGCCCATGAAATGTCCTCCAAGTCAGGTGCGGCTTTGCAGTCCAAACTTACTGGGAAGGTATCCTGCCCGACCCCTGGGGTCGGGCCAACCGATGCGAGTGTGTCGTACGCCACACGACCCCTCGATCTGGCGTGCATCGCACGTAACGGATGGTCGCCTTTCGGTGATCCGGCTCTCACCCGGATCGGCGTCGTGCCGCGGAGCGGAACCAAGGGTGTGGGTCAGCGGGACCGGCGGGCCTCCTGGGCCATGTACTGCTCGTGCTCGCCGTGCGCGCGGCGGACCAGATCGCGGTAGTGCTGCTCGTTCTCGATCAGCTCGGACTTGAGGTGATCGGGGATCTGCGGCATCTTGCCGAGCTTGCCGGCCAGCTGGTTGTTGATCTTCGTACGCTCCTCGACGGGCGCCTCGGCGGGCAGTGCCAGGTAGCGTTCGGCCAGGTCCTCGGTGGCCCGGATGATCGCCATGGCCCGGCCGCGGGGGCTGAGCAGTGAGCTGGCGATCGTGACCGCCAGGACACCGACGATGACGACCAGCGACATCTGGGTGGTGATCTCGACGACGCGGACGGGCTCGCCGTCGTTGATGAACGGGAGATTGTTCTCGTGCAGGGCGTGCAGGATCAGCTTGACCGCGATGAACCCGAGGATCCCCGCCAGGCCGTACGACAGGTAGATCAGTCGGTCGAGCAGCCCGTCGATCAGGAAGTAGAGCTGCTTGAGCCCCATCAGCGAGAACACCACGGCGGTGAAGACCAGGAACACCTCCTGGGTCAGCCCGAAGATCGCCGGGATCGAGTCGAGGGCGAAGAGCACGTCGGTGCCGCCGATCGCGACCATCACCAGCAGCATCGGGGTGAGTGCTCGGCGGCCGTCGACGACGGTGAACAGCTTGTTGCCGTCGTACGTGTCGGAGGTGTGGAAGACCCGCCGGACCAGCCGGACGAAGAAGTTCTCGCTCTCCTCCTCCTCGTCGGAGAGGGCCTCCTTGAGGGTCGAACCGGCCGTCACCAGCAGGATCACGCCGAAGATGTAGAAGACCCAGGCGAAGGCGTTGATCAGGCCGGCACCGACGAAGATCAGTGCCGACCGGAAGATCAGCGAGACGACGATGCCGAAGAGCAGCACCTCCTGCTGGGACTGCCGGGGCACCTTGAACGAGGCCATGATGATGAGGAAGACGAAGAGGTTGTCGACACTCAGCGACAGCTCGGTGATGTAGCCGGCGTAGAACTGGGTGGCGGCGTGGCCGCCCCAGGTGGCGAGGACGAACAGGCCGAACGACAGAGCGATCGCCACGTACAGCGCGGACCACAGGGCGGATTCCCTGATGCCGGGGGTGTGTGGTCTGCGGGCGTGGAAGAGGAAGTCGAACAGCAGCATCCCCACCACGAAAAGGGTGGTGAGCGTCCAGGTGAGGCCGGAAACCTCCATGCGGGTCCTTTCAGGGGAAGGTGGGCGGTCCGGGAACGCCCCGGCGGTGGCCGTCGACCGCCGGTCCCGCGACTCGGGTGCCGCTGGGCCCTCGCGCTGCGGAACCCTTGGAGTCTACCAATCGGGTCGGCGGGCGACGGCGCATCCGCGGTGGGCCCCCGGTCACGGAAGGGCGGTCGGAGGGGCTATCCGGGGTGGTCCGTGTCGGGTCGGGAACGGTGTCGCGGGGGCAGGGCGCCGCTGGTGTCCAGCCCGGTGCCGTGCACCCGTTCGAGCAGGTCGAGGAAGTGGCGCTTGTCGGCGATCAGTTCCTGCTTGAGGTCGTCGGGGATGGCAGGCATCCGCTCCAGCTGCTGGGCGAGGCGGTGGCGGATCGCCAGCCGGTGGGCCTCGTCCGCGTCCTCCTCGAGGGCCAGGTAGCGCTCGGACAGCGACTCGGTGGCCGCGATCGCCGCCACCGCCCGGCCGCGCCGACTGAGCAGTGAGGCCGCGACGGTCGCGCCCAGCACCCCGACGATCACGCCGAGAGACAGCTGGGTGGAGATCTCGACCACCTGCACCGGCTCGCCGTTGTTGACGAACGGGAGGTTGTTCTCATGCAGGGCGTGCAGGCCGAGCTTGACCGCGATGAAGGCGAGGATCGCCGACAGGCCGTACGACAGGTAGATCAGTCGGTCGAGCAGACCGTCGATCAGGAAGTAGAGCTGCTTGAGGCCGAGCAGGGAGAACGCGACCGCGGTGAAGACGAGGTAGGTCTCCTGGGTCAGCCCGAAGATCGCCGGGATGGAGTCGAGGGCGAACAGCAGGTCGGTGCCGCCGATCGCGATCATCACCAGCAGCATCGGGGTCATCACCCGCACACCGTCGATCCGGGTGAACAACCTGTTGCCGTCGTACGTGTCGGAGGTGTGGAAGACCCGGCGGACCAGCCGGGTGACGGTGCTCTCGCCCTCGTCCTCGTCGGGGGAGATGGCGCCCTTGAGCGTGCTGCCGGCGGTGACCAACAGGATGGCCCCGAAGATGTAGAAGACCCAGGCGAAGGCGTTGATCAGGCCGGCGCCGACGAGGATCAGGCCGGTCCGGGCGACCAGGGAGAAGGCGATGCCGAAGAGCAGCACCTCCTCCTGGTACTGCCGTGGCACGGCGAACGAGGCCATGATGATGAGGAAGACGAAGAGGTTGTCGACGCTCAGCGCCTTCTCGGTGAGGTAGCCGGCGTAATACTGCCCGGCGAAGTCGCCGCCGGCGGTGGCCCAGACGAACAGGCCGAACGCCAGCGCGATCCCGACGTACGCCGCCGACCAGAGCGCGGACTCCTGGATGTTCGGCACGTGGGGCGTACGGGCGTGGAAGAAGAAGTCGAACACCAACATGGCGACGATGAGGGCGACGGTGAGCGTCCAGACGAGGGCGGAGACCTCCATGAGGGGTCCTTTCGGAGACGGCGGATGCCGGTCTCGCGAGTCTCTCCGCCGGCCGAGGGCTGGATGCCCGCCGCCGACCACACCATCCGGTCCGGCCCGGGGCCGGACGTGCTGACGTCTGATGTGTCGGGATACTCCCCCACGATTACTTCGAAAGTAGCAGGGGTGGCCCAGGGGAGCGAAATGCCCGTTCCCGGGAAGACCCGGTTCCGGTGACCCGGTCCGGCCCCCATGCCGGCGGGCGACCCGGGCATCGTCACCGTGCGACGTCCGGCAGCGCAGTGATCTCGGAAACGGGAGCGGAGCTTGCGTGGTGGACGACGTCGACGATCGTGGCGTGGAGCGCTGCCAGCGCTCGGCGGAGCGCCAGTCCGTCGGTGGCGGCGAGCCGGAGAGTGAGTCCCGCTCCCGCAGGCAGCTCGGATGCGGCTGCGTACGCACCGGTCGAGTCGCCGGCCACGGTCAGCCGGGCGAGGCAGCTGGGGCACGACATGTGGCCGGGGGCGGCAACGACGACGGAGGCGAATGCTCGGAATCCGACCGGCAGCAGCGCGATGTCGTCGAAGGACTGCCGTTCGATGGCGAGTGGGGCGGCCGCGTCGGCGACCCGCACCTGCGTGCACGACAGGAACCGGATGTCGGGCGTGTGCAGGGCGTCGGGGTGCAGCACGAACGACTCGACCAGCGCCACGGCCCCGCCGTGCTCGACGACGATGTCGCAGTCCTGGGTGAGCCACGCATGGGGGGTGAGGATCCGCGGACCGAGGTCGACGATGACCGATGATGCTGCCGCGGCTCGCACCAGGAAGGACTCGTGAGCGGCCGATCCCCCGGGGGCCCCTGAGACGTACGTGGCGCCCTGACCGCGGACGTCGACGCGCACACCGTCTGTCGCCTCGAGGCGGGCTCGCAGCTCGTCTCCGGGCTGCAGCCCGGCGCCCGCGCCCTGCACCATGACGACTGCCTGCGAGGGATCGGCCGCCGACGGCCGGAACAGTCTGTGCACGACGTACGGCCAGCGGTAGCGGTGGCGCCGGTAGGTGACGCGGCCGTGCACCGAGGTCCACGCCAGGTCGAGGACCCCGGTGGTCGGCCGGGTGGGCATGCTCACACGAACAGCACCTCGCGCTCCAGGTGGCTGATGAGGGCATCAACTCCGCCGCCCGTACGGGCATTCGTGCAGAGCACCGGTCGCCCGTCGCGCACCTGGTGGGCTTCTCGCACCATCCGGTCGATATCGGCACCGACGTACGGGGCGAGGTCGACCTTGTTGACGACGAGTAGATCGCAACGCACGACGCCGGGGCCACGCTTGCGTGGGATGTCGTCTCCACCGGCGACGTCGATGACGAACAGCCAGTAGTCGACCAGATCGCGCGAGAACGTCGAGGCGAGGTTGTCTCCGCCGCTCTCGAGCAGCACGAGGTCGGTCCCGGGGAAACGTGCCTCGAGGTCGG
Encoded proteins:
- the ureG gene encoding urease accessory protein UreG, with the translated sequence MTAPTTSTPAARIGIGGPVGSGKTALVERLAEGFQARGRGLVVITNDLLTTEDADRIKRSGVIDPERVVGVEAGGCPHTVIREDPSLNLAATTDLEARFPGTDLVLLESGGDNLASTFSRDLVDYWLFVIDVAGGDDIPRKRGPGVVRCDLLVVNKVDLAPYVGADIDRMVREAHQVRDGRPVLCTNARTGGGVDALISHLEREVLFV